The Candidatus Flexicrinis proximus sequence CACCGAACTTACTTATTGCCAGTTTTCTATATGTCGTGGACGTATAGTTCGGGATCGTCATCTCATGCTGCGTAAACGCGCTGGCGGGTGACGTATTCCCGGTTGTTATTGAGATAACCGCAATGGCGGCCTCTGTTGCCACTGCAGCATTGTTCTGGGCTCCTGTTATCTGAGCATGGTAATCCGTCCCACTGCTTGCCACGCCATTCAGGAGAAGTAGGCCGGTATCCGTCGTTGCGTTGGCGGTTGAGCGAGCAGTCAGTCGTATAAACAGGTCGTCGTAGGTCTGGGGAATGTTGTCGAGGTCGAAGCGTCCTGCCGCGCCCAAAGTAGCGCTATAGAGCAACTCGGAACTCCGCAGCTGTTTTTTCGCCGCGACAACCGGCATAGCAAAGGGACTTCCGCCGAGCAACGGGCCGATTTCTTCGCCCGTGTCGGTTTTGTAGTACAAGCGACTATCGGTTTTCGCATACAACGTCACGTCGCCTGATGATGGCGTTGATGGGGAGGATCGCTCTTCAAGTGTCGCGGCATGACCAAAGATCTCGCGCCATTTCTTGGCCGAACTTCCAAGGTCATCCGTATTGTCCGTATCGCTGACGAGAGACTGATTAATTGCGACCGACGCGAGGTTACTCAATGCCGGGTTGGCACCGGGAAGACCCGGATCTGCCCACGTGCCGTCGGCCTTCAGATACTTCCCTGCTGCGGCATCCCCGGCGGCCGGAGCCGGAACGGCACCCTTCGTCCCGCCGCTCCCGCTGTCTCCGACAAAGTTCGGCAGTCTGGCAGCGTCTAGGGTGCCGCTCGTTATTTTGGTCGCCGGCAATGCCGGAATGTCTGCTTCAACGAGCGCCGCGACCGTAAGAAAGTTGTCGCTGGGGGAGACGTGCTTGAGAAAACCGGTTCCGGCGGCAGTCAAATCGATTCCGGTGCCGCCGCGCGCAGCCGCAAGTTGGCCTGTCGTGATCTTGCTTGCATCGAGATTCGGAATATCGCCAGTCGTTAACGACGCAACGGTGATATTTGCGCCTGTCGAGGCCTGCTTCAGAACCCCGGGACCCGTTCCGCTAAGGTCCGCATTTGTTCCCCCGCGAACAAGCGGCACTTGGCCTGACGTGATTTTACTCGCCGGTATGCTTGGGATGTCGTTCGCGACCAACGCTCTCCAGGTCGGCGCGCCCGAACTTCCGTTTGGACCGGCGAACACTTGATTCGATCCTTGCGAATTCCAGCCGAGTTCCAGATTTCCCGAGGAAGTTACAGGTGAGCCTGTGACGTTCATTCCAGAAGGTGGCGTCAATCCGACGCTTGTTACGGTTGCGCCGCCCGTCCCGGCCGGCGTCTCCCACGTGCTGTCGCCGCGAAGAAACTTATTCTCGTCTCCGCTTTCCGGTACCGGCGCGCTGGACAAGAGAAATTCAACGCCTGAGCCTAACCGTGCGTAAAGCTTGCCATCGTCTTTTACGTAGATTTTCGCAACCTCGGTTTCCGCGTCGGGCGCGGTCTCGCGATTGCCATGAAGTTCGAGAACGTCGTCGAGGCGGGTCTTCCCGCCCGTCGTGTGTATTGCATACGCATCCGTTATACCGCCGGACGTATTGAGATCGGCTATTTCGATCGAGAGTCCTTTGACACCGTCGATATACCCAGTCGCCTGATTCGTGATGCCGATTTGCAGACCGGTTGCGGCAGGCATGAAGCCCTGATTTTCGACCTCGATTTGAGCGGCCAGTAACGAGCCATTTGTATTGTCTGTACCTGTGTTCTCGTTTGTAAGCCGTACTCGCAACACATTGTGCAGCGCTTGTATACCGCCAGAGCCTTTGAGTACCAGTTCGTGAACGCTCCATCGGACAGCTGATGTCAGCGCATCTTTAATCGCCCCGGTGATGTTCAAACCTCTTTTCACGAGGCTCACATCGTCTTCATGGCGAAACACCTCGACTTGCGCATCTCCCGTCACGCCGCCGCCCGTTTGAATCGATCCGGTCTGAAGGCGACCGTCTGCTTGAACACGAGCGACTTCAATATCCGTGTGTGTAACCCATGTTTGAAGCGGCTCCGTTTGCGTGGAATGTCCCTTTACGGTGAGCTGAGAAACATCCTCGTCACCGTTAATTTCCACATTCGTATTGAACACTTCAGACATGATGATTCTCCCGACTGGCGTATCGGCTTTTACATCAGCGCTTCGACAACAAGATTGGTCATGGTAATTGCATTATCTGTATCGGCAGTTCCCCACTGGGCAGTGAGGTTTATAGTTTGGTTGAGCGTTGTATTCACAGTGACGGTTGAAGTTGCCGCCATTTGATGCGCGGTATCGGTTGCTTCATCGCTCCATAACACGACTTCCGCCTGACCGAAAACAGACCCGCTTGCTCCGGATGTTCGGCAGGTGACAAGTGCTTCGAGAGTCCACAAGCAGTTCGTAACTGAATTCGCCATTGTAAAGCTAGGCGTCGCTAGGATTGTGGTGCTTCCCAGCTTCAACCGGAGTGTCAAGGTGCCTGCACTTGAGTCTGTCGAATAGTAGCCGGATGCCTTGATCCTGACACTTCGCCCAGGGGTCAAGAAATTATTCTGCGGCGTTGCGTTGCCAATCCCCGCTCCGACAAGGGGTGTCTCGCTCGTCGTATTCGCTATCGTTACGCTTGCCGTCGCTGCGAATACAATCGAGCCGCTGCCGGTCACATCTGTAACAACATTCAGCGTTTTTACGCCATAGACCTCGATTCTCGAGGTCGACGGCGAAATTATCTGTCGGATATCCATCCGGTTGCAGCGTAACGCGCGTTATGGCATTGGTCGTCTCGAAAATCAGGACGTAGCCGGCATTGTAGACGGCGTCGGTTGTGAAATGTTCGCCGAATCGACTGATAGCCAATTTCCGGTACGTCGTTGACGCGTAATTGGGGATCGTGATTTCATGCTGCGTAAATGCGCCGGCGGGTGACGTAGTCCCCGTTGTGATTGAGATCGCCGCCGAGGTAGTCTCAGACACGATCGCAGCGTTGTTCTGCGCGCCGGCAATCTGGGCGTGATAGTCCGTGGCGTTGCTCGCAACCCCATTCAGCAGAAGTTGGCCGGTATCGGTAGTTGCGTTGGCGGTTGAGCGAGCAATCAGTCGTATAAACAGTTCGTCGTAGGTCTGTGGAATGTTGTTGAAGTCGAAACGTCCGGCTAAGCCTAAAGTAGCACCATATAATAGTTCGGCGACTCTCGTTTGCTTGACGACAGGGGTGAGCGGAACGTCGAGTAACGTCGTTTCCAGAGGGCCGACTTCTTCGCCGCTGTCCGCTTTGTAGTACAAACGTTTATCGTTTTTGACATACAACGCGATATCTTCGGATACAGGCGTTGACGGCGCGACGCGCTCCTCGAATGTCAATGCATTTCCGAAGATCTGCCGCCACTTCTTAAGAGAACTTCCAAGATCGGCGGTATCATCTACATCGCTGATGAGCGACTCGTTGACGGCAACTGAGGCTAAATTACTGAGTGCCGAATTCGCCGCAACTCCCGGACTTGTCCATGCGCCACTGGCTTTCAGGTACTTTACTGCAGCTGCATCTCCCGCTGCGGGCGCAGGCACCGCACCTTTCGTTCCTCCGCTCCCGCCGTCACCGACAACAATTGGTAAGCGAGCTGAATCGAGCAAACCGCTTGTGATAACTGCTGATGGGAGATTAGGAACGTCACTCGACGTAAGAACTGCAATCTGCGCCGACGTTGCTGTCCCGGTATGTTTTAGTAATCCAATGGCTGAACTCAGGTAAGTCCCCAATCCGCCACGCGCTCCAAAAACCGTTCCTGTTGTGATGCGACTCGCATCGATTCCCGAAATATCCCCTCCTGCTATAGCGCTCACAGAGACGTTTCCGCCGAGTGTCGTTTGCTTAAGAAAACCGGGGCCGGTCGATTGCAAGCTGGCATTCATCCCGCCTTGTGCAAGCCCTAACGCGCTATTCAATCGACTTGCTGGAATTTCAGGGATTTCGTCAGCGACAAGAGACCGAAATGACGGCGTACCCGAACTGCCGTCAGGACTCGCCAACACCTGGTTGCCGGACTGACTCTCCCAGGTCAAATACATCGTTCCCGCTGTCGTCACGGGCGAGCCGCTAACATTGAGTTCTGTCGGCGCAATAACTCCAGCGCTGGAAACAGTTCCCGGCGCGGCCCATTTTCCATCTCCACGAAGGAATTTCGTTTCGTCTCCGGCTTCTGGTACAGGGGCGCTAGTCAGTAAATATTCGGCACCGGAGCCTAAACGGGCATAGAGTTTTCCATCGGCTTTTACGAATACTTTGACGACTTCGCTCTCTCCGGCCGGTGAATACAGTCTATTTCCATGAAGTTCAAGGGTGTCGTCTATGCGGGATTTTGCTCCTGTTGTATGCAGAACATACATCTGTTCCGGATAAAGCCATCCTTCTTCTACTAACTCAATCTCAACGCCTCGAGCCGCGTCAATTGCTCCGGAGCTTTGATTTGCAAGACCCACACGGAGACCTGTTACTTCTGGTATCGGGCTTCCAGAGGTCCCTCCTTCATTGACGACCTCGATTTGACCGGCGATGACGGAACCGCCTGTCAATTCGGTGCCGGAATTCTCGTTCCGAAGCCCGACGCGCAGCGCACTGTGCATGGCGCGAACGCCTTTACTGCCTTTTAAAACCAACTCATGAACGCTCCACGAAACAATTGAAGTAAGTGCATCCTTGACCAACCCCAAAACCCTAATGCCCTGCGTCGGTCTGGAAACATCGTCCTCATGACGATGCACCGCAAATTGAGCATTTTCGGAAATACCAGCATCCAACGATCCTGACCGAAGCCGACCGTCAGGATGCAAACTGGCACTTACGTCGCCAGAATTCGCCCTCCACTCGGTCATAGCCTGAGATTGGGGAAGAGCGCCTTGAACCAGGAGTTGCGTTTTGTCTTCGCTGCCGTTTATCTCGACGTCAGTATTGAAGATCTCGGACATCTAGAACCTCAATTTCACACAGCATGTTCCCATGCTCAGCGAACGGGCTGTTGATTATTTCGCCGATTCTGAAACCTCCCTTTCAGTGTGATACTCTCATATTACTCATAAATATCCATCAAACAACCTACGCTATCCCCACAGACATATTTCATTTAGTATTTCGTTGTTAACACTCCTTGGGCTGTTGTTAAATCTGTTTGCCGTATCGTCCTGTGTCTGGCAAAGGAACCTTGGTACGTGGCAGTGCATCGTGTTGGACATCACATATTGCCCTCTTCAGAGGAGGCTGATTTTCCGCTAGCATCACAACTTGTCGCGCAAGACCTACAACCTGGCGCAGTTCATGTCGCGCGCAAATCCCGCAGCCCGCTATTAGTCTCACCAATCTGCGAGTCTGTTGGTTGAAATAGGAAGTAAGCTCAAGATACTGGGCAGTAAGCACATGTAAGCTTCATAGCACGAGCTGATTGATAACCCCTCGCACTACCGCCGGCACGGCGATCGTACAGCGCGGGTTTCCTCCCACGCAAACACCGCCGGCGGTACGCTGGCACGCCCTGACGGGCTGTACCACCGAACCACCGGCCTAAAACGGCGACCAGACCGCGGTCGCCGTTTTTGTTTGCCTGGTGCCCCCCACTGCGCTGTGCCGTGCAGACGAGCGGTAGCGCTCACCTGCGCTGGCAGACTCCAGCGTGTGACGGGGAGGAATCGTCATGCACACCGAGTATCGTTCAATCATCCGCAGTCAGATCACGCCGTACGCGCAAGCTCAGACCTATCCGACCGGCTGGGCTGGCCGCCAGACCAGCGCGCAGCTCCACGATGATCTCGCTGAATATGCAGTGAATGTCATGAAGCGCAATGGTCTGGAGGCTGACGAGCGGCCGGAATGCCTTCAGATTGGCTTCACCGCCTTGCTGGAGATACTCAAGGAACAGCACAATTTCCTCGCCGACAGAACCCGCCAGCAGGCGGTGTTTTTCATACTGGCCCGCTGCAAAAGCTCCAGCCTGCGCGCTTATGACCGCCGCCACGAGAGCCTTGAGGCATACGCCTCGACCGACTGGCGCAGTTCAGCCGACGAACACATGATCTCCGGCTACGCGCATGACCGTGACGAACGATGGGCTGCGTGGGCGACCGACATCGACACCCGGATCGACATCGAGCGCATCATGCATAAGCTGGCCGCAAAATACAGCGACTCGTTCAAGCACCTGATCGCGCTCTACTACATCACGACACAGATCTCACGGAAAGATGCCGCTGCACTGGCCGGTCTCACGCCGTGGAACTGGATGCAGAACTACGTCGAGCCGGTGCTGCTGGACGTGCGCTACGAATTCGCGCAGGTCTTCCTTGATCGGCACGACTATCCGCAGCCGGAACTCAAGCCTCTCGCCGATCGTCCGGGCAGCGGCCGGTTCACGACGCCGTACGGCGCATGGCGCGAGCAGTACCGGCAAGGCCGTACCGCGCCGGCGCAGTCGCTGCTGGAGGAGTATCGTCACACGCCGTGCGTCGTTCACGCGCTGCAGGCGCAGATCGACGGCAAGACCTACGCCCAGGCCGCGGTCGCGACCGGCCGCAGTCTGAAGTCGTTCCGCCGGTACATGAAACGCGCCGCGCAGCTGTTGGCCGCCGCCTATGCGTGAATCAGCGGCCGTCTTGGCTGGGACGCTAACTCAGCCGCTTTTGTTTTTGCGATCTGCCATAAAAGTTGGCCGATGACACGCCGATGTCACCTATTTCACCCGCTCACTTGTACTGGAGTGTCTTTCGTCCGAGCGTGACGCCAACGCGGGATCAGGCCGCAAGACGTCCAATCTCTGCAGCAGCCGTGCAGTCAGTCCAATTCTGGCCGCATTCCCGACGCCTGTGCGATCCCGTGACTGCACACCTTGTCCTTATTGTTCCTTCCCCGCAACACATCAGCGACGTTCGCGCAGTTTTCTGATCGCCAGGGCCACGATAGGCGCAGCTCCATTTCGCACGGATCGCCTCGCCAGCACATCCCCATTCACCGTGAACCCATGATCTCCTCGTATGTGGCCCGTCGTCAATCGGCCAGAAAACGTACCGATTTGTCTCTGACCATCCTAGCAGGCGCGCCGCCCGTCAAAATCCTGTGGATTTCACTTGACCTGTTTGTGTCTGGCTGGCGCCGTTGCACTCAACACAAACAGGTAGCGGCCTTCGGCTGACGGTCCGGCTTTCTCGCCTGCTCTTTTTGCCGGTCAGAAATCGGCACTAGGCCGATGGAAAAGACAGCGCAAACGCGCGAAGGAGCAACATCATGGGTACCAGCATCAATACGCAGGTGACAGGGTTCGTCGGCAGTGATCCGCAGGTGCGCGAAGCGGGAGAGCAGCGCGTGGCATCGTTCTCGGTGGCGGTCAGCCGCAAGAACCGCGCCGGCGAGAAGCTGACCTTGTGGGTGCGGGTGAATTGTTGGAACAGGCTGGCTGACATCGCGGTGCAGTACGTCAAGAAGGGGTCGCTGGTGCAGGTGTCGGCGGAATGGCTGCGGCCGTCGGCGTGGACCGATCAGACTGGCACGGCGCAAGCCAGCCTCGACATGGACGCCAACCGCCTCGTCCTGCTCGACCGCGCCGAGAACGGCGACCACGGTTCGGACGAGAGCGAAGACGGAAACATTCCATTCTGATGTAGGTAAAGGTGAGCTGTTCAACTATCGATGAAGGGCGGTGCGAGTGGCGCCGCCCGTTTTGTCCGTACTCATCGAATGGTCAACGAACGATCTGCTACCGTGTGCAACAGTCGCACACTAAAAATCGCCCCGTCTCAGTAGGGTGTTTTAATCATAGGGCATGCTCCTGATTCTCGCGAACGAGTCGCAATGAACATTGCCGCGGCCATCGTCACCACCGCGCGACTTGTGAAGCTGATTAGCCCGTGAAGCAAACAGATGTCGCGTGGAACTGAGCGCAAGCAATCGCGAGATCTGGTGCGTGGAAGATGCTCGAAGGCGCCTCAAGCAGATTCACATCGTAACTACTCAGCCCTGATTTGCGGGAAGAATTGGCTGTCTTGATCATTGAACCTCAAACATCTGAGGGAAAGCCGATCCTAATCACCACCAATTCGGCACTCAAATATGCTGAAATGAGGGAGAAAATAATCCTTGAGTAATTACTGTAAAACTGCTATCCCATTCGCAAGACTGCTAATCTGAAGACTGCTAATCTGAAACTGTAAATTTCTCCAGATTCGGACAACTCCCTGTGATACGCTCCGAAAAGTAAGCGTTAAACAGGAGTTTGCTTGTGGTTGCGATTGACGAATCTGTATCGAAACACGCCGAACCGGACGGTATCGACGAAGTCGCTATCTGCCGCACCCTGCTCCGAATTGTTGCCAGTTTGGAAGAATCGACGTACACTGAAAATCAGTTGCGCCAGACTGAGGTGGTGGTACACCCCAATCTGGCTGACCCCGCGAGTGAAACCGACACGCCGCAGGGCTTGGTTGCATTGTAGCTCACAGCGCCTTGCTCTCGCCGTATCAATTTCGCGGGAGTTGGGCGTTTTTCGTTGGAAAGCGAGCGAGCCATGAGGACAACGCTTCAATCATGCCACGCCCATTGAAACGCCCTGAACAGCCGATTGACCCCTACAAGGCGCAGCCTCTGCCGCTGGGACGCCCGGCCGCGGTGTATTACCGCCAGTCCTCCGAAGGGCAGATCGGCAACATCTCTACGACCCTTCAAACCATCGACATGATCGAGCACCTGCTGCATCAAGGCTGGGTGCGCGAGAACATCCACATGATCGACATGGATGCCGGCGTGAGCGGGACGAAGAAGATCCGCGAGCGCAAAGGCATGTCCCTGCTGTACGACCTGATCGAGTCCGGCGATCTCGGCCTGGTGGCGGCGCAGGACGTGGATCGGTTCTTCCGTGACGTCACCATGATCGAAACCAATATCTTCATCGATGCGTGTAAGCGGAACAACGTGCAGGTGATGACGCCGCGCATGGTCTTCGATTTCACCCATCCGGTCATGGGTTCGGCGCATATCCGGATGTTCCGCGAGGAAGCGCAGCGCGCAGCCGATTATCTCGAATTTCAGATCCGCGGCCGTTTAGTCAAAGCGCGTCACAGCCGCAGTTCCGGCGGGATGTGGGCCGGCCGCAAGATTCTTCCGGGTTTCATGGTGGATTGCCGTGACAAGGTGGACG is a genomic window containing:
- a CDS encoding single-stranded DNA-binding protein; its protein translation is MGTSINTQVTGFVGSDPQVREAGEQRVASFSVAVSRKNRAGEKLTLWVRVNCWNRLADIAVQYVKKGSLVQVSAEWLRPSAWTDQTGTAQASLDMDANRLVLLDRAENGDHGSDESEDGNIPF